From the genome of Malus domestica chromosome 04, GDT2T_hap1, one region includes:
- the LOC103408644 gene encoding uncharacterized protein: MRPGGGPGGPPGPPPGPPGFGGPPGPPGPHPLFGGFCDFIGACVSFLCCCWLLQDCFGGPPLGPPAPFGPPAPGPPAPFGPPAPGPPAPFGPPAPGPPAPFGPPGPPGPAGPPGPPPP, from the exons ATGAGACCTGGTGGAGGTCCCGGAGGACCTCCTGGACCGCCTCCCGGACCGCCTGGTTTCGGAGGACCTCCCGGACCGCCTGGTCCGCATCCTCTCTTCGGTGGCTTTTGTGATTTCATTGGTGCATG TGTGAGTTTTCTGTGTTGCTGCTGGTTATTGCAAGACTGCTTTGGTGGGCCACCACTAGGGCCTCCAGCACCCTTTGGGCCACCTGCACCAGGGCCTCCCGCACCCTTTGGCCCACCTGCACCAGGGCCTCCCGCACCCTTTGGCCCACCTGCACCAGGGCCTCCTGCTCCCTTTGGCCCACCTGGCCCCCCCGGTCCAGCTGGCCCGCCTGGACCACCACCTCCATGA